The Roseovarius indicus genome has a segment encoding these proteins:
- a CDS encoding ABC transporter ATP-binding protein, with product MTDAFISIQNVDKFFGKFQAIDNVSIDIGHGEFFSLLGSSGCGKTTLLRMLAGFENPSSGEIYIDGQPMSEVPPHYRPVNMVFQNYAIFPHLNVRDNIAYGLRRQKLNKAKKNEMVDEMLELIKLPEYGDRRANELSGGQRQRIALARSLILRPKVLLLDEPLGALDKQLREQMQLELRQLQRTVGITFVFVTHDQEEALTLSDRIAVMAHGRVLQLDTPTGLYERPGSRDVASFIGTMNFFDGKVSKVEGTKVSVEAQGLGQIHGERGERAFAEGDRIQVAIRPEKLELTEEQPNGGTATVKGTLRHSAYLGERSHFFVELDGLEKPVAVSAQNKLDAISVTDDSRPVWLSWEPESLVLLGAE from the coding sequence ATGACGGATGCCTTCATCTCGATACAGAATGTCGACAAGTTCTTCGGCAAGTTCCAGGCGATCGACAACGTCTCGATCGACATCGGCCACGGCGAGTTCTTCTCGCTTCTCGGCTCCTCCGGCTGCGGCAAGACCACGCTGCTGCGCATGCTGGCGGGCTTCGAAAACCCCTCCTCGGGCGAGATCTACATCGACGGCCAGCCCATGTCGGAAGTCCCGCCGCACTACCGCCCGGTCAACATGGTGTTCCAGAACTACGCCATCTTCCCCCACCTCAACGTGCGCGACAACATCGCCTACGGGCTGCGGCGGCAGAAGTTGAACAAGGCCAAGAAGAACGAAATGGTCGACGAGATGCTCGAGCTCATCAAGCTGCCCGAGTACGGCGACCGCCGCGCCAACGAGTTGTCCGGTGGCCAGCGCCAGCGTATCGCTCTCGCGCGGTCGCTGATCCTGCGGCCCAAGGTGCTGCTGCTCGACGAACCGCTCGGCGCCCTCGACAAGCAGCTGCGCGAGCAGATGCAGCTCGAACTGCGCCAGCTTCAGCGCACCGTCGGCATCACCTTCGTCTTCGTCACCCACGACCAGGAAGAGGCCCTCACCCTCTCCGACCGCATCGCGGTGATGGCGCACGGCCGGGTGTTGCAGCTGGACACGCCGACCGGCCTCTACGAACGCCCCGGCTCGCGCGACGTGGCCTCCTTCATCGGCACGATGAACTTCTTCGACGGCAAGGTCTCGAAGGTCGAGGGCACCAAGGTCTCGGTCGAGGCACAGGGCCTCGGCCAGATCCACGGCGAGCGCGGCGAACGCGCCTTCGCCGAGGGCGACCGCATCCAGGTCGCCATCCGCCCCGAAAAGCTCGAACTGACCGAGGAACAGCCCAACGGGGGCACCGCCACCGTCAAGGGCACGCTCCGGCACTCCGCCTACCTGGGCGAGCGCAGCCATTTCTTCGTCGAACTCGACGGTCTGGAAAAGCCCGTCGCCGTCTCGGCCCAGAACAAGCTCGATGCCATCTCGGTCACCGACGATTCCCGCCCGGTCTGGCTCAGCTGGGAGCCGGAATCCCTCGTGCTGCTGGGCGCCGAGTAA
- a CDS encoding ABC transporter permease yields MSTDSYIRKKSRPLQVYAIIFIIVLYVPVLFIPLFSFNDSIYVRFPLEGFTLKWYVELFHREPVWNSLMNSVKVGLAVSVISTAFGVFAAKAIARYRFPGRGPLVGFIMLPLVVPLIIFGVALLVLLSRLGIPLSLWTVGLGHLIVCMPFSIATLLPRFEGFDPALEEASADLGENALWTFWRVTLPMIFPGVIASLMLTFTVSFDEFILAFFLNGTQPTLPLYIWGQLRFPQEFPSVLALSSFVIAASFVIVFIGLWINRSAHAGAVKVE; encoded by the coding sequence ATGAGCACCGACTCCTATATCCGCAAGAAAAGCCGGCCCCTGCAGGTCTACGCGATCATCTTCATCATCGTGCTCTACGTGCCGGTGCTCTTCATCCCGCTCTTCAGCTTCAACGACTCGATCTACGTGCGCTTCCCGCTCGAAGGGTTTACGCTGAAATGGTATGTCGAGCTGTTCCACCGTGAACCGGTGTGGAATTCCCTGATGAACAGCGTCAAGGTCGGGCTTGCCGTCTCGGTCATCTCCACCGCCTTCGGCGTCTTCGCGGCCAAGGCCATCGCCCGCTACCGCTTCCCCGGGCGCGGGCCGCTGGTCGGCTTCATCATGCTGCCGCTGGTGGTACCGCTCATCATCTTCGGCGTGGCCCTTCTGGTGCTGCTCAGCCGCCTCGGTATCCCGCTCTCGCTCTGGACAGTGGGCCTCGGCCACCTGATCGTCTGCATGCCCTTCTCGATCGCCACCCTTCTCCCCCGGTTCGAAGGCTTCGACCCGGCGCTGGAAGAGGCCTCGGCCGATCTGGGCGAAAACGCGCTCTGGACCTTCTGGCGTGTCACCCTGCCGATGATCTTCCCTGGCGTCATCGCCAGCCTCATGCTGACCTTCACCGTCTCCTTCGACGAGTTCATCCTGGCCTTCTTCCTGAACGGCACGCAGCCAACGCTCCCCCTCTACATCTGGGGCCAGCTGCGCTTCCCGCAGGAATTCCCCTCGGTGCTGGCGCTGTCCTCCTTCGTCATCGCCGCCTCCTTCGTGATCGTGTTCATCGGTCTCTGGATCAACCGCAGCGCCCATGCCGGCGCAGTCAAGGTAGAGTAA
- a CDS encoding ABC transporter permease: protein MSEQSLNATTPDPESKGPASRAGWFERLIYKSEAARGFGLLAPTLIFMLTVILVPFAILIVMSLWSAVGFDFDTTLTLKNYQQVFERPIYMALLGRSIYMSAIATIATVLLCYPMAYYVAFHVHRNKMMWIVLMTLPFWTSYLLRVFAWKVVLGYEGVINSALMSVGIISEPLEFLLYSQEAVIITLAHAWAAFAILPIYVSLEKIDRSLLEAATDLGDGPAMRFFRITLPLSLPGVIAASLLIFIPTTGDYITPALLGGPDGAMIGNLIQKMFGPINNWPMGATLSIVLMITITLICLLYILIMLLVRRKIS from the coding sequence ATGAGCGAGCAATCCCTGAACGCTACGACACCCGACCCCGAGTCTAAGGGGCCCGCGTCCCGCGCGGGCTGGTTCGAGCGCCTGATCTACAAGTCGGAAGCGGCGCGCGGCTTCGGCCTCCTGGCCCCCACGCTGATCTTCATGCTGACGGTCATCCTGGTGCCCTTCGCCATCCTGATCGTCATGAGTTTGTGGAGCGCGGTCGGCTTCGACTTCGACACCACGCTTACCCTCAAGAATTACCAGCAGGTCTTCGAACGCCCGATCTACATGGCGCTGCTCGGCCGGTCCATCTACATGTCCGCCATCGCCACGATCGCCACGGTACTCCTGTGCTACCCGATGGCCTACTACGTCGCCTTCCACGTTCATCGCAACAAGATGATGTGGATCGTGCTGATGACCCTGCCCTTCTGGACTAGTTACCTCCTCCGGGTCTTCGCATGGAAAGTGGTTCTGGGCTACGAAGGCGTCATCAACTCGGCCCTCATGAGCGTCGGGATCATCAGCGAACCGCTCGAATTCCTGCTCTACAGCCAGGAGGCCGTGATCATCACGCTCGCCCATGCTTGGGCCGCTTTCGCCATCCTGCCCATCTACGTCTCGCTGGAAAAGATCGACCGCTCGCTTCTCGAAGCGGCGACCGATCTGGGCGACGGCCCGGCGATGCGCTTCTTCCGCATCACCCTGCCGCTCTCGCTGCCCGGCGTGATCGCCGCCAGCCTTCTCATCTTCATCCCCACGACGGGCGACTACATCACGCCGGCGCTGCTCGGCGGGCCTGACGGGGCGATGATCGGCAACCTCATCCAGAAGATGTTCGGCCCGATCAACAACTGGCCGATGGGCGCGACGCTTTCGATCGTTCTGATGATCACCATCACGCTGATCTGCCTGCTCTACATCCTGATCATGTTGCTGGTGCGGAGGAAAATCTCATGA
- a CDS encoding oxidoreductase, with product MTRDPRYDILFEPVKIGPVTARNRFYQVPHCNGMGRTFPSSMTEMRRVKAEGGWAVVCTEEVEIHPSADHTPWAGGRLWEDRDIPLFARMCDGIHEFGSLAGIELNHGGVMTSNRYSRMAPMGPSHHPVALPDPLQARAMDLSDIRDLRRWHRDAALRAKKAGADIVYVYAGHQLSTISHFLSPYRNRRSDEYGGSLENRARLLREVLADTKDAVGDTCAVALRFAVDELMGDEGMTCDGEGRDLVEMLAEEPDLWDVNISDWDHDSAPSRFKEQGFQDDYVAFVKQVTTKPVVGVGRYTSPDAMVSLVKGGKLDFIGAARPSIADPFLPKKIEDGRIEDIRECIGCNICISGDMGFAPMRCTQNPTMGEEWRKGWHPDRIAPKRTEDSVLIIGAGPAGLEAARALGERGHEVTLADARSEAGGRLIGERRLPGLSEWGRVVDYRTYQISQMANVNLYLESELTAETATEFGADRIVLATGSRWTADGIGRTNPRGISIGDCATVLTPNDIMDGTEPTGPVVIFDDDNFYMGGLMAEKLRADGHDVTFVTAAPEVAGWSHNTLEQHTVQKRLLEMGVTLVLTHNIAALRKDEADLACAYTGTTRTIPCGTAVFVTMRLPVDTLYHDLTAQGASNVTLIGDAHAPGIIAAAVYSGHKYARELGEQDDRAIPFLRELTELAPLPEHRKAAE from the coding sequence ATGACCCGAGATCCCCGCTACGACATCCTCTTCGAGCCGGTGAAGATCGGTCCGGTGACCGCCCGGAACCGCTTCTACCAGGTCCCCCATTGCAACGGCATGGGCCGAACCTTCCCGTCCTCCATGACGGAAATGCGCCGCGTCAAGGCCGAGGGCGGCTGGGCCGTCGTCTGCACCGAGGAGGTGGAAATCCACCCCTCCGCCGATCACACCCCCTGGGCCGGCGGCCGCCTCTGGGAAGACCGTGACATCCCGCTTTTCGCCCGCATGTGCGACGGCATCCACGAATTCGGCAGCCTCGCCGGGATCGAGCTCAACCACGGCGGCGTGATGACCTCGAATCGCTACAGCCGCATGGCGCCGATGGGCCCATCGCACCACCCCGTCGCCCTGCCCGACCCGCTTCAGGCCCGCGCGATGGACCTCTCCGACATCCGCGACCTGCGCCGCTGGCACCGCGACGCCGCCCTGCGCGCGAAGAAGGCCGGCGCCGACATCGTCTATGTCTACGCGGGCCACCAGCTTTCGACCATTTCCCACTTCCTCTCGCCCTACCGCAATCGCCGCTCCGACGAATATGGCGGCTCGCTGGAAAACCGCGCCCGCCTCCTCCGCGAGGTGCTGGCCGACACCAAGGATGCCGTGGGCGACACCTGCGCCGTCGCCCTGCGCTTCGCCGTCGATGAACTCATGGGCGACGAGGGCATGACCTGCGACGGCGAAGGCCGCGACCTCGTCGAGATGCTCGCCGAAGAGCCCGACCTCTGGGACGTCAACATTTCCGACTGGGATCACGACAGCGCCCCCTCCCGCTTCAAGGAGCAAGGCTTTCAGGACGACTATGTCGCCTTCGTCAAACAGGTCACCACCAAACCCGTCGTCGGCGTCGGCCGCTACACCTCGCCCGACGCGATGGTCTCGCTCGTCAAGGGCGGCAAGCTCGACTTCATCGGCGCCGCCCGCCCCTCGATCGCCGATCCCTTCCTGCCGAAAAAGATCGAAGACGGCCGCATCGAGGACATCCGCGAATGCATCGGCTGCAACATCTGCATCTCGGGCGACATGGGCTTCGCGCCCATGCGCTGCACCCAGAACCCGACAATGGGCGAGGAATGGCGCAAGGGCTGGCACCCCGACCGCATCGCCCCCAAACGCACCGAAGACTCCGTCCTCATCATCGGCGCCGGCCCCGCCGGCCTTGAAGCCGCCCGCGCGCTCGGCGAACGCGGCCACGAGGTCACCCTCGCCGACGCCCGCTCCGAGGCCGGCGGCCGCCTCATCGGCGAACGCCGCCTGCCCGGCCTCTCCGAATGGGGCCGCGTGGTCGATTACCGCACCTACCAGATCAGCCAGATGGCCAACGTGAACCTCTACCTCGAAAGCGAGCTCACCGCCGAGACCGCCACCGAATTCGGCGCCGACCGGATCGTGCTCGCCACTGGTTCCCGCTGGACAGCCGACGGCATCGGCCGCACCAACCCCCGCGGCATCTCCATCGGCGACTGCGCCACCGTCCTCACCCCCAACGATATTATGGACGGGACCGAGCCCACCGGTCCCGTCGTCATCTTCGACGACGACAATTTCTACATGGGCGGCCTGATGGCCGAGAAACTCCGCGCCGACGGCCATGACGTCACCTTCGTCACCGCCGCCCCCGAGGTGGCAGGCTGGTCTCACAACACGCTCGAACAGCACACCGTGCAAAAGCGCCTGCTGGAAATGGGCGTCACCCTCGTCCTCACCCACAATATCGCGGCCCTGCGCAAAGACGAGGCCGACCTCGCCTGCGCCTACACCGGCACGACCCGCACCATCCCCTGCGGCACCGCCGTCTTCGTCACCATGCGCCTGCCCGTCGACACCCTCTACCACGACCTCACCGCCCAGGGCGCCTCGAACGTCACCCTCATCGGCGACGCCCACGCCCCCGGCATCATCGCCGCGGCCGTCTATTCGGGCCACAAATACGCCCGGGAACTCGGCGAGCAGGACGACCGCGCCATCCCCTTCCTTCGGGAACTCACCGAACTCGCCCCCCTCCCCGAACACCGAAAGGCAGCGGAATGA
- a CDS encoding ABC transporter substrate-binding protein: MDVLDQLGSMREGKMSRRAFTKSLLAAGVAVTAVPMGGRRAMAAPEDQATYFTWGGYDIPELFGEYQEKHGELPNFSIFGGSEEALTKMRGGFVVDVSHPCNQALPRWVASDLFQPVETSKLEHWGDVMPALVDLPGNDAENGNVWMVPFDWGQTSITYRADLVDVEEESWDMLWNEEYKGKLGSLAAGADAWWVGAIKAGIPFEELDTPEAFEKIAAVMREQRPLIRTYTDDTTTLEQALASGELVAAMTWNSSAALLKSEGVDVKFADPKEGALTWVCGLMMHKDAPKPDRAYDVIDSLLSVETGKFMIGDYGYGHSNIKSFDSFSEEELSELGLSKTPADILQAGHFQIPQSQEWETKMNAMFEEIKAGF, translated from the coding sequence ATGGATGTCTTGGACCAACTCGGTTCCATGCGCGAAGGCAAGATGAGCCGCCGCGCGTTCACGAAATCACTTCTCGCCGCCGGCGTCGCGGTCACGGCCGTGCCGATGGGCGGCCGCCGCGCGATGGCCGCGCCGGAAGATCAGGCGACCTACTTCACCTGGGGCGGCTACGACATTCCCGAGCTCTTCGGCGAATACCAGGAGAAGCACGGCGAACTACCCAACTTCTCGATCTTCGGCGGCTCGGAAGAAGCACTGACGAAGATGCGCGGCGGCTTCGTCGTCGACGTCTCGCACCCCTGCAACCAGGCCCTGCCGCGCTGGGTGGCCAGCGACCTGTTCCAGCCGGTTGAGACCTCCAAGCTCGAGCACTGGGGCGACGTGATGCCCGCGCTGGTGGACCTGCCCGGCAACGATGCCGAGAACGGCAATGTCTGGATGGTGCCCTTCGACTGGGGCCAGACCTCCATCACCTACCGCGCCGACCTCGTCGACGTGGAAGAAGAGAGCTGGGACATGCTCTGGAACGAAGAATACAAGGGCAAGCTGGGCAGCCTCGCCGCCGGGGCCGATGCCTGGTGGGTCGGCGCGATCAAGGCCGGCATCCCGTTCGAAGAGCTCGATACCCCGGAAGCCTTCGAGAAGATTGCCGCGGTCATGCGTGAACAGCGTCCGCTGATCCGCACCTACACCGACGACACCACCACGCTGGAACAGGCGCTGGCCTCGGGCGAACTTGTCGCCGCGATGACATGGAATAGCTCGGCCGCCCTGCTGAAATCCGAAGGCGTCGACGTGAAATTCGCCGATCCCAAGGAAGGCGCGCTGACCTGGGTCTGCGGCCTGATGATGCACAAGGACGCGCCGAAACCCGACCGCGCCTATGATGTCATCGACTCGCTGCTCAGCGTCGAGACCGGCAAGTTCATGATCGGCGACTACGGCTACGGCCACTCGAACATCAAGTCCTTCGACTCTTTCAGTGAGGAAGAACTGTCCGAGCTGGGCCTCAGCAAGACGCCGGCCGACATCCTGCAGGCGGGTCACTTCCAGATCCCGCAGTCGCAGGAATGGGAAACCAAGATGAACGCCATGTTCGAAGAGATCAAAGCCGGCTTCTGA
- a CDS encoding TetR family transcriptional regulator C-terminal domain-containing protein: MADVNGRTTKPAKPTGRTASREVRRQQLIEATIESIAKHGISGTTMTTVTGFAGLSLGIVNFHFQNKQNLFEETLRHLADEHRDQWHKSVHKAELTPVSKLLAIVDANFHPRVCNRKNLSVWYSFFGEAPYRHVYRKIMDEIDAERLDTSRELFEQIIDDGDYGAIDAADVANTMEALYDGYSINILIYPEKFARLDAKTRIREFLANTFPRHFDPPGAQACSN; encoded by the coding sequence ATGGCGGATGTGAACGGCCGCACGACCAAGCCGGCAAAGCCGACCGGCCGCACCGCCTCGCGCGAGGTGCGCCGCCAGCAGCTGATCGAGGCGACGATCGAGTCGATCGCCAAGCACGGCATCTCCGGCACCACCATGACCACGGTGACCGGGTTTGCCGGCCTGTCGCTCGGCATCGTCAACTTCCACTTCCAGAACAAGCAGAATCTTTTCGAGGAAACCCTGCGCCACCTCGCCGACGAACACCGCGACCAGTGGCACAAATCCGTCCACAAGGCCGAACTCACGCCGGTGTCCAAGCTCCTTGCCATCGTCGACGCCAATTTCCACCCGCGCGTCTGCAACCGGAAGAACCTCTCCGTCTGGTACAGCTTCTTCGGCGAGGCGCCCTATCGCCACGTCTACCGCAAGATCATGGACGAGATCGACGCCGAGCGCCTCGACACCTCGCGCGAGCTTTTCGAACAGATCATCGACGATGGCGATTACGGCGCCATCGACGCCGCCGACGTCGCCAACACGATGGAGGCGCTTTACGACGGCTACTCCATCAACATCCTGATATACCCCGAGAAATTCGCCCGGCTCGACGCCAAGACCCGGATCCGCGAATTCCTCGCCAATACATTCCCCCGGCATTTCGACCCGCCGGGCGCACAGGCCTGCAGCAACTGA
- a CDS encoding GNAT family N-acetyltransferase, whose translation MGDSDGPAYDIVPLSRAELVLETPRLILRPLADDAADLALSIRLFTDPEVVRYVCDVFPEEELAEEMPVITRRGAGGRIGIWTVTRKDTGEKIGSSILLPLPVEVDDTDWSLVVPERYPDAEIEVGYMLVPEAWGQGFATEACNRVLEFAFEKTTLDEVKATTDPGNVASQHVLTKCGMRHQGMRRAYACDCLGFSVTRAEWETQRRAC comes from the coding sequence GTGGGTGACTCGGACGGGCCTGCGTACGATATCGTACCGCTTTCTCGGGCCGAGCTGGTGCTTGAGACGCCGCGCCTGATCTTGCGGCCGCTGGCCGACGATGCCGCCGATCTGGCGCTGTCGATCCGGCTTTTCACCGACCCCGAGGTGGTGCGCTATGTCTGCGATGTCTTCCCGGAAGAGGAGCTTGCCGAGGAGATGCCGGTGATCACCCGGCGGGGCGCCGGCGGGCGGATCGGGATCTGGACCGTGACGCGCAAGGATACGGGCGAGAAGATCGGGTCGTCGATCCTGTTGCCGCTGCCGGTGGAGGTGGATGACACCGACTGGTCGCTGGTGGTGCCGGAGCGGTATCCGGACGCCGAGATCGAGGTGGGCTACATGCTGGTGCCGGAGGCCTGGGGGCAGGGGTTTGCGACGGAGGCCTGCAATCGCGTGCTGGAGTTTGCTTTCGAGAAGACCACCTTGGATGAGGTGAAGGCCACAACAGACCCGGGTAACGTGGCCTCGCAGCATGTACTGACGAAATGCGGGATGCGGCATCAAGGCATGCGGCGGGCCTATGCCTGCGATTGCCTCGGGTTCTCGGTCACGCGGGCCGAGTGGGAGACACAGCGCCGGGCCTGTTGA
- a CDS encoding oxidoreductase, whose protein sequence is MTRDPRYDILFEPVKIGPVTAKNRFYQVPHCTGMGHMRPRMLAAMRGVKAEGGWGVVCTEYNSIHPTSDDLPHPSAALWDDSDIRAHTLMTDAVHEHGALAGAELWYGGARTANLMTREVSMDIASMPNLAGHPYQTRAMDKQDIRNLRLWHRNAALRARDAGFDIVYVYATHTYLLSNFLHPRINTRTDEYGGSLENRVRLVRELIEETKEAVGDRCAVAVRFSADEEIGEDGVPIHGERRDMLALLADLPDLWDINIANYFVEMGVSRYTQEAALEPYMSFVKEVTSKPVVTVGRFTSPDTMVSQVKRGITDFIGAARPSIADPFLPSKIESGALETIRECIGCNICYSGDSLSVPIRCTQNPAMGEEWRRGWHPEKIAPKGSDSSVLVVGAGPAGLEAARALGQRGYNVMLAEASRDLGGRATKEAALPGMSPYARVRDYREQALQNMPNVEIFRESAMTADTIREVGADHVVLATGATWRRDRFDGEVFKPVAGQEIQLLTPDNIMAGQIPEGPVLVYDEDNYYMGGLLAEFLRAKGLDVTLATPSEVVSEWAGKTTERWSVRTRLMQQGVAIETAQNLDSYDGTDATLKCIFTGAEKRLSFGSVVMVTQREPNDTLYHDLLASAGGDASVLPFTLKRIGDCEAPAIIAAAVYAGHRYARELDLPEETSRLTRHDRIDVGATTPAPDAAYLDRLKQYYEEEIEGEAYFARIADRLATPDQADKMRLMGEVETFAAAAVRPLLDKYGLTPRATTDLHATGRDQADAEPDDWDTLIAGMRESFPAYIADFKGLEAMAPPEDLPALRTLTDHEFAAIAFLESEAAQTGDTTEPLRRYLDTGTA, encoded by the coding sequence ATGACCCGCGACCCGCGTTACGACATCCTTTTCGAGCCGGTGAAAATCGGCCCCGTCACCGCCAAGAACCGCTTCTACCAGGTGCCCCACTGCACCGGCATGGGCCACATGCGCCCGCGGATGCTGGCCGCCATGCGCGGGGTCAAGGCCGAGGGCGGCTGGGGCGTGGTCTGTACCGAGTACAACTCCATCCACCCCACCTCCGACGACCTGCCCCACCCCTCCGCCGCGCTCTGGGACGACAGCGATATCCGCGCCCACACCCTGATGACCGACGCGGTCCACGAACACGGCGCACTGGCCGGGGCCGAGCTCTGGTATGGCGGCGCCCGCACCGCCAACCTGATGACCCGCGAGGTTTCGATGGACATCGCCTCGATGCCCAACCTCGCCGGCCACCCCTACCAGACCCGCGCGATGGACAAGCAGGATATCCGCAACCTCCGCCTCTGGCACCGCAACGCCGCGCTCCGCGCCCGCGACGCTGGCTTCGACATCGTCTATGTCTACGCCACCCACACCTACCTGCTTTCCAACTTCCTCCACCCCCGCATCAACACCCGCACCGACGAATACGGCGGATCGCTGGAAAACCGCGTGCGGCTGGTGCGCGAACTGATCGAGGAAACCAAGGAAGCCGTGGGCGACCGTTGCGCCGTCGCCGTCCGCTTCTCGGCCGACGAGGAAATCGGTGAAGACGGCGTGCCCATCCACGGCGAACGCCGCGACATGCTGGCCCTGCTCGCCGACCTGCCCGACCTGTGGGACATCAACATCGCCAACTACTTCGTGGAAATGGGCGTCTCCCGCTACACGCAGGAAGCGGCGCTCGAACCCTACATGTCCTTCGTGAAAGAGGTGACCTCGAAACCCGTCGTCACCGTCGGCCGCTTCACCTCCCCCGACACGATGGTCAGCCAGGTCAAGCGCGGCATCACCGATTTCATCGGCGCCGCCCGCCCCTCCATTGCCGACCCGTTCCTGCCCTCGAAAATCGAGTCCGGCGCGCTCGAAACCATCCGCGAATGCATCGGCTGCAACATCTGCTATTCCGGCGACAGCCTCAGCGTGCCGATCCGCTGCACTCAGAACCCCGCCATGGGCGAGGAATGGCGCCGCGGCTGGCACCCCGAAAAGATCGCCCCCAAGGGCTCCGACAGCTCCGTCCTCGTCGTCGGCGCCGGGCCCGCCGGACTGGAAGCCGCCCGCGCCCTCGGTCAGCGCGGCTACAACGTCATGCTGGCCGAGGCCAGCCGCGATCTCGGCGGCCGCGCCACGAAGGAGGCCGCCCTGCCGGGCATGAGCCCCTATGCCCGCGTCCGCGACTACCGCGAACAGGCCCTGCAAAACATGCCCAATGTCGAGATCTTCCGCGAAAGCGCCATGACCGCCGACACCATTCGCGAGGTCGGCGCCGATCACGTCGTTCTCGCCACCGGCGCCACATGGCGCCGCGACCGGTTCGACGGCGAAGTCTTCAAGCCCGTCGCCGGTCAGGAAATCCAGCTCCTCACCCCCGACAACATCATGGCGGGCCAAATCCCCGAAGGCCCCGTCCTCGTCTACGACGAAGACAACTACTACATGGGCGGCCTCCTCGCCGAGTTCCTCCGCGCCAAGGGCCTCGACGTCACCCTCGCCACCCCCTCCGAGGTCGTCTCCGAATGGGCCGGCAAGACCACCGAACGCTGGTCCGTCCGCACCCGCCTCATGCAACAGGGCGTCGCAATCGAAACCGCCCAGAACCTCGACAGCTACGACGGCACCGACGCCACCCTCAAATGCATCTTCACCGGCGCCGAGAAACGCCTTTCCTTCGGCTCCGTCGTCATGGTCACCCAGCGCGAACCCAACGACACGCTCTACCACGACCTCCTCGCCTCCGCCGGCGGTGACGCCTCGGTACTGCCCTTCACCCTCAAACGCATCGGCGATTGCGAGGCCCCCGCCATCATCGCCGCCGCCGTCTATGCCGGCCACCGCTACGCCCGCGAACTGGACCTGCCCGAAGAGACCAGCCGCCTTACCCGCCACGACCGTATCGACGTCGGCGCCACGACCCCCGCACCCGATGCCGCCTATCTCGACAGGCTCAAGCAGTATTACGAGGAAGAGATCGAAGGCGAAGCCTACTTCGCCCGCATCGCCGACCGCCTCGCCACCCCCGACCAGGCCGACAAGATGCGCCTGATGGGCGAGGTGGAAACCTTCGCCGCCGCCGCGGTCCGGCCCCTGCTGGACAAATACGGCCTCACCCCGCGCGCCACCACCGACCTGCACGCCACAGGCCGCGATCAGGCCGATGCCGAGCCCGATGACTGGGACACCCTGATTGCCGGCATGCGCGAAAGCTTTCCGGCCTACATCGCCGATTTCAAGGGGCTCGAGGCCATGGCCCCGCCCGAGGATCTGCCCGCGCTCAGAACCCTCACCGACCATGAATTCGCCGCCATCGCCTTCCTCGAAAGCGAGGCCGCGCAAACCGGCGACACCACCGAACCGCTTCGCCGCTATCTCGACACGGGAACCGCATGA